The following coding sequences are from one Streptomyces sp. V3I7 window:
- a CDS encoding SpoIIE family protein phosphatase, protein MAEQGASALSVPEEWPAHPDPILALNRLGTFDWDLDAGLFHMDAQAYQVFDLLPDEFDGRPESLAVRVPPIEASRLDAEVAKAIKDGSENYGAYFRIRRRDGSLRWTHSLGHIHRDATGRPRRVVGIVRDATKDVTDGDTGGPWADQNAAFRRQTDVVQSITAALAPARTVQDVIDVLKDTGGLRHLGVASLVMGLVESGRIRLVAEGPAGGFVPGTRVTRVDEPYPMSEVVRTLSPRYIESSEEFAEEYPILWPHITGLRITSAAYLPLVAQARPIGAMGLLYNDRRGFSAEERAVLVALGTSIAQSLQRAMLYEQEKDLAQNLQQAMLPRTIPSVPGADVVVRYRSASLGRDIGGDWYDLIPLPGGRVGAVIGDVQGHDTHAAAVMGQLRIVLRAYAAEGHTPATVMARASVFLHELDTDRFATCLYAEADLATGVVQVARAGHIDPIVRHTDGSCRRAPVDGGLPLGLSAEFGRLEYPVTTLELDPGQTLLLCTDGLVERPGGDVDDGMRTLTELIRQGPCDVRELADLLIDVAEERGGDDDVALLLLRRRGLDTARPGGRLQQHVVPGDPEALTLARHLIRASARAWGAGERADEIELVADELITNALMHTEGCAMVTLRVLSGSERRLRVEVEDSSSALPRRRDAGETGVSGRGLLLVDRLADVWGVEARGSGKAVWSEFVLPDSP, encoded by the coding sequence ATGGCTGAGCAGGGAGCGAGCGCCCTGTCAGTCCCGGAGGAGTGGCCCGCTCATCCGGATCCGATCCTGGCGCTCAACCGTCTGGGCACCTTCGACTGGGACCTGGACGCCGGTCTGTTCCACATGGACGCCCAGGCGTACCAGGTTTTCGACCTGCTCCCGGACGAGTTCGACGGGCGCCCGGAGAGCCTCGCCGTCCGGGTGCCCCCGATCGAGGCCAGCCGGCTCGACGCCGAGGTGGCCAAGGCCATCAAGGACGGCAGCGAGAACTACGGGGCGTACTTCCGTATCCGCCGCCGTGACGGCTCGCTGCGCTGGACGCACTCACTGGGCCACATCCACCGTGACGCGACGGGCCGGCCGCGCCGTGTCGTCGGCATCGTCCGGGACGCCACCAAGGACGTCACGGACGGCGACACGGGCGGCCCCTGGGCCGACCAGAACGCGGCCTTCCGCCGGCAGACCGACGTCGTGCAGTCCATCACCGCGGCCCTCGCGCCCGCCCGCACCGTCCAGGACGTCATCGACGTCCTCAAGGACACCGGCGGCCTGCGCCACCTCGGCGTTGCCAGCCTGGTGATGGGCCTGGTGGAGTCGGGCCGCATCCGGCTCGTCGCCGAGGGGCCCGCGGGCGGCTTCGTGCCCGGCACCCGGGTCACCCGCGTCGACGAGCCGTACCCGATGAGCGAGGTCGTCCGCACGCTGAGCCCGCGGTACATCGAGTCCTCGGAGGAGTTCGCCGAGGAGTACCCGATCCTGTGGCCGCACATCACCGGCCTGCGGATCACCTCCGCGGCCTATCTCCCCCTCGTCGCCCAGGCCCGCCCGATCGGCGCCATGGGGCTGCTCTACAACGACCGGCGCGGCTTCTCGGCGGAGGAGCGGGCCGTCCTGGTCGCGCTCGGCACCAGCATCGCGCAGAGCCTCCAGCGGGCCATGCTCTACGAGCAGGAGAAGGACCTCGCCCAGAACCTCCAGCAGGCGATGCTGCCGCGCACCATCCCCAGCGTCCCCGGCGCCGACGTCGTCGTCCGCTACCGCTCCGCCTCCCTCGGCCGGGACATCGGCGGCGACTGGTACGACCTCATCCCGCTGCCGGGCGGCCGCGTCGGCGCCGTCATCGGCGACGTCCAGGGCCACGACACCCACGCGGCCGCCGTCATGGGCCAGCTGCGCATCGTGCTGCGCGCCTACGCCGCCGAGGGTCACACCCCGGCGACCGTGATGGCGCGCGCCTCCGTCTTCCTGCACGAACTCGACACCGACCGCTTCGCCACCTGTCTGTACGCGGAGGCCGACCTCGCCACCGGAGTGGTCCAGGTGGCCCGGGCCGGGCACATCGACCCGATCGTCCGGCACACCGACGGCTCCTGCCGCCGCGCCCCGGTCGACGGCGGCCTGCCGCTCGGCCTGTCCGCCGAGTTCGGCCGGCTGGAGTACCCGGTCACCACCCTCGAACTCGACCCCGGCCAGACCCTGCTGCTGTGCACCGACGGGCTCGTGGAGCGGCCCGGCGGCGACGTCGACGACGGCATGCGGACCCTCACGGAACTGATCCGTCAGGGCCCCTGCGACGTGCGCGAGCTCGCCGACCTGCTCATCGACGTGGCCGAGGAGCGCGGCGGGGACGACGACGTGGCCCTGCTCCTGCTGCGCCGCCGCGGCCTCGACACGGCGCGCCCCGGCGGCCGGCTCCAGCAGCACGTGGTCCCCGGTGACCCCGAGGCCCTCACCCTCGCCCGGCACTTGATCCGCGCCTCCGCCCGCGCGTGGGGCGCGGGCGAGCGCGCCGACGAGATCGAACTGGTCGCCGACGAGCTGATCACCAACGCCCTGATGCACACCGAGGGCTGTGCGATGGTCACCCTGCGGGTGCTCAGCGGCAGCGAACGCAGGCTGCGCGTCGAGGTCGAGGACTCCTCCAGCGCCCTGCCGCGCCGCCGCGACGCGGGCGAGACCGGTGTCTCCGGGCGCGGGCTGCTGCTGGTGGACCGGCTCGCCGACGTGTGGGGCGTGGAGGCGCGCGGCAGCGGCAAGGCGGTCTGGAGCGAGTTCGTACTGCCAGACAGCCCCTAG
- a CDS encoding MarR family winged helix-turn-helix transcriptional regulator — MSDIDEPLSPDELGHRLTEVFDLVGPLYRRAARKVDQAEPVEGVSAGVRAVLNLLRVHGPLTVPQMARDQAISRQFVQRMVNEAAGHGWVESVPNPAHQRSSLIRLTEGGRTTITRVLGREHQLMRQVGGDLTAAEVAACVRVLGAMVRTFEQGDPD, encoded by the coding sequence GTGAGCGACATCGACGAACCCCTCTCCCCCGACGAACTCGGCCACCGTCTCACCGAGGTGTTCGATCTGGTCGGCCCCCTCTACCGGCGCGCGGCGCGCAAGGTGGACCAGGCGGAACCCGTCGAGGGCGTGTCCGCCGGCGTCCGCGCGGTGCTGAACCTGCTGCGCGTCCACGGTCCGCTGACCGTCCCGCAGATGGCCCGCGACCAGGCGATCAGCCGCCAGTTCGTGCAGCGCATGGTCAACGAGGCCGCGGGGCACGGCTGGGTGGAGAGCGTGCCGAACCCCGCGCACCAGCGGTCCTCCCTGATCCGGCTGACGGAGGGGGGCCGCACGACGATCACGCGGGTCCTCGGCCGCGAGCACCAGCTGATGCGCCAGGTGGGCGGCGACCTGACGGCGGCCGAGGTGGCGGCGTGCGTGCGGGTTCTCGGCGCGATGGTGCGCACCTTCGAGCAGGGCGACCCCGACTGA
- a CDS encoding lipase maturation factor family protein yields the protein MDWFTAPEYWLSRLVFQRALAGVYLVAFLAAALQFRALLGERGMLPIPEYVARVRFRRAPSLFHLHYSDRFFAACCWAGCAVSAALLAGADSELPLWGGMLLWLAPWALYLSIVNVGQTWYAFGWESLLLEVGFLAVFLGNDEVAPPVVVLFLLRWILFRVEFGAGLIKMRGDECWRKLTCLDYHHETQPMPGPLSWFFHHLPRPLHRVEVAANHLTQLVVPFLLFTPQPIASAAAALMVVTQLWLVLSGNFAWLNWITIVLALSAIEFPTGPPAVPAAPLWYEIVVLAVAALLLFLSYRPVTNMISRRQVMNRSFDPLHLVNTYGAFGSVSRVRYEVVVEGTLDERPHEDADWREYEFKGKPGGPRHWPRQFAPYHLRLDWLMWFAALSPAYAGEWFGGLMERLLEGDRATLKLLRRSPFPSGRPPRYVRARLFRYRYTDWRELRETGACWERTYVRDYMPPTRLATRAESA from the coding sequence GTGGACTGGTTCACCGCACCCGAGTACTGGTTGAGCCGGCTGGTCTTCCAGCGGGCTCTGGCCGGCGTGTACCTGGTCGCGTTCCTGGCGGCGGCCCTCCAGTTCCGCGCCCTGCTCGGCGAGCGCGGCATGCTGCCGATTCCCGAGTACGTCGCCCGTGTGCGGTTCCGGCGGGCGCCGAGCCTGTTCCACCTGCACTACTCGGACCGCTTCTTCGCCGCCTGCTGCTGGGCGGGCTGCGCGGTGTCGGCGGCCCTGCTCGCGGGAGCGGACTCCGAACTCCCGCTGTGGGGCGGGATGCTGCTGTGGCTGGCGCCGTGGGCGCTGTACCTGTCGATCGTCAACGTCGGCCAGACCTGGTACGCGTTCGGCTGGGAGTCGCTGCTGCTGGAGGTCGGCTTCCTCGCCGTGTTCCTCGGCAACGACGAGGTCGCGCCGCCGGTCGTGGTGCTGTTCCTGCTGCGCTGGATCCTGTTCCGGGTCGAGTTCGGCGCCGGGTTGATCAAGATGCGCGGCGACGAGTGCTGGCGGAAGCTGACCTGCCTGGACTATCACCACGAGACCCAGCCGATGCCGGGCCCGCTGAGCTGGTTCTTCCACCATCTGCCGAGGCCGCTGCACCGGGTGGAGGTGGCGGCCAACCACCTCACGCAACTCGTCGTGCCCTTCCTGCTGTTCACCCCGCAGCCGATCGCGTCGGCCGCGGCCGCCCTGATGGTCGTCACCCAGCTGTGGCTGGTCCTGTCCGGCAACTTCGCCTGGCTGAACTGGATCACCATCGTGCTGGCCCTGTCCGCGATCGAGTTCCCCACCGGCCCGCCGGCGGTCCCGGCCGCGCCGCTCTGGTACGAGATCGTCGTCCTGGCCGTCGCCGCGCTGCTGCTGTTCCTGAGCTACCGCCCGGTGACGAACATGATCTCCCGCCGCCAGGTCATGAACCGCTCCTTCGACCCGCTCCACCTGGTCAACACCTACGGCGCGTTCGGCAGCGTCAGCCGGGTGCGGTACGAGGTGGTGGTCGAGGGGACCCTGGACGAGCGGCCGCACGAGGACGCGGACTGGCGGGAGTACGAGTTCAAGGGCAAGCCCGGCGGTCCACGGCACTGGCCGCGCCAGTTCGCCCCGTACCATCTGCGGCTGGACTGGCTGATGTGGTTCGCCGCGCTGTCGCCCGCGTACGCCGGGGAGTGGTTCGGCGGGCTGATGGAGCGGCTCCTGGAGGGTGACCGCGCCACGCTGAAGCTGCTGCGCCGCTCCCCCTTCCCGTCCGGCCGGCCCCCGCGCTACGTCCGCGCCCGCCTCTTCCGCTACCGGTACACCGACTGGCGCGAGCTGCGGGAGACGGGCGCGTGCTGGGAGCGGACGTACGTCCGCGACTACATGCCGCCGACCCGGCTGGCGACGCGTGCGGAGAGCGCGTAG
- a CDS encoding Fpg/Nei family DNA glycosylase has protein sequence MPELPEVEALREFLTEHLVGREIVRVLPVAISVLKTYDPPPTALEGREVAAVRRYGKFLDIVSAGGPHLVTHLARAGWLQWKDRLPDGPPRPGKGPLALRVALDTGAGFDLTEAGTQKRLAVYVVRDPEDVPGVARLGPDPLADDFDEERFAALLQGERRQIKGALRDQSLIAGVGNAYSDEILHAARMSPFKLASSLTPEETRGLYAALRTTLTEAVERSHGVAAGRLKAEKKSGLRVHGRTGEPCPVCGDTIREVSFSDSSLQYCPTCQTGGKPLADRRMSRLLK, from the coding sequence ATGCCCGAACTGCCCGAGGTGGAAGCGCTCAGGGAATTCCTGACCGAGCACCTGGTCGGCCGCGAGATCGTGCGCGTCCTGCCGGTCGCGATCAGCGTCCTGAAGACGTACGACCCCCCGCCCACCGCCCTCGAAGGGCGCGAGGTCGCCGCCGTGCGCCGGTACGGCAAGTTCCTCGACATCGTCTCGGCCGGCGGGCCGCACCTGGTCACCCACCTCGCCCGCGCGGGCTGGCTCCAGTGGAAGGACCGGTTGCCCGACGGCCCGCCCCGCCCCGGCAAGGGCCCCCTCGCCCTGCGCGTCGCCCTGGACACCGGCGCCGGGTTCGACCTCACCGAGGCCGGGACGCAGAAACGCCTCGCGGTGTACGTCGTCCGCGATCCCGAGGACGTCCCCGGCGTGGCCCGGCTCGGTCCCGACCCGCTCGCCGACGACTTCGACGAGGAGCGCTTCGCGGCGCTGCTCCAGGGCGAGCGCCGCCAGATCAAGGGCGCCCTGCGCGACCAGAGTCTGATCGCCGGCGTGGGCAACGCCTACAGCGACGAGATCCTGCACGCGGCGCGGATGTCGCCCTTCAAGCTCGCCTCGTCCCTGACCCCGGAGGAGACGCGCGGCCTGTACGCCGCGCTGCGCACCACCCTCACCGAGGCGGTCGAACGCTCCCACGGTGTCGCCGCCGGACGCCTCAAGGCCGAGAAGAAGAGCGGTCTGAGGGTGCACGGCCGCACCGGCGAGCCCTGCCCTGTGTGCGGCGACACCATCCGCGAGGTCTCCTTCAGCGACTCCTCGCTCCAGTACTGCCCGACCTGCCAGACGGGCGGCAAGCCGCTGGCGGACCGCCGGATGTCGCGGCTGCTGAAGTGA
- a CDS encoding sigma-70 family RNA polymerase sigma factor — protein MTAGDTLTRGTTTAEHELAALQREHGRPLFALLLRLCDGDRQRAEDLVQETFVRAWQHPEALRADRFDSVRPWLLTVGRRLAIDARRARQARPPEVGDAVLENVRVCADHAERAAATLDVREAVKTLSPEHREVLVLVYFQGASVAEAAETLGIPPGTVKSRAFYALRALRRVLPGYAADLR, from the coding sequence ATGACGGCCGGAGACACCCTCACCCGCGGGACGACGACCGCCGAGCACGAGCTCGCCGCGCTGCAACGCGAGCACGGACGCCCCCTGTTCGCCCTGCTGCTGCGGCTGTGCGACGGGGACCGGCAGCGCGCCGAGGACCTCGTGCAGGAGACCTTCGTACGTGCCTGGCAGCATCCCGAGGCGCTGCGCGCCGACCGCTTCGACTCCGTACGCCCCTGGCTGCTGACGGTCGGCCGGCGGCTCGCGATCGACGCGCGGCGGGCCCGGCAGGCGCGTCCGCCGGAGGTGGGCGACGCGGTCCTGGAGAACGTGCGCGTGTGCGCCGACCATGCCGAGCGGGCCGCCGCGACGCTCGATGTGCGCGAGGCCGTGAAGACGCTCTCGCCCGAACACCGGGAAGTCCTGGTGCTGGTGTACTTCCAGGGGGCCAGTGTGGCGGAGGCCGCCGAGACCCTGGGCATTCCACCCGGAACGGTGAAGTCCCGTGCGTTCTACGCGTTGCGTGCCCTGCGCCGGGTACTTCCCGGGTACGCGGCCGACCTGCGCTGA
- a CDS encoding universal stress protein yields the protein MVGLDGSESSLRAAAYAGGLARRQGALLAVVYVQPVVAAGAMLGAPVTDTTDEIAEDLIAQIREAAERVRGIFDVRWEFHTYRGDPYNGLVQAADELTADAVVVGASEKAGHRIVGSVAVRLVKAGRWPVTVVP from the coding sequence ATGGTCGGCCTGGACGGCTCCGAGTCCTCGCTGCGCGCCGCGGCCTACGCGGGCGGCCTGGCGCGGCGCCAGGGGGCCCTGCTGGCCGTCGTGTACGTGCAGCCGGTGGTGGCGGCCGGGGCGATGCTCGGGGCGCCGGTGACGGACACCACTGACGAGATCGCCGAGGACCTGATCGCGCAGATCCGGGAGGCGGCCGAGCGGGTCAGGGGGATATTCGACGTGCGCTGGGAGTTCCACACCTACCGCGGCGACCCCTACAACGGCCTGGTCCAGGCCGCGGACGAACTCACGGCGGACGCGGTCGTCGTGGGCGCCTCCGAGAAGGCCGGCCACCGCATCGTGGGCTCGGTGGCGGTGCGGCTGGTGAAGGCGGGGCGCTGGCCGGTGACGGTGGTGCCGTAG
- a CDS encoding polysaccharide deacetylase family protein, giving the protein MQKDQLFTRRRALLAGAAAVGAVGTTGLLLSGPGQSAHVRHAAPAPGPQARPAPNSSVYRLQPLTGDGPPRVAPARPPVRREPILRMSGRGRHMLLTFDDGPDPEYTPLILDTLALYDVRATFFVCGGMAERSPHLLSRMADEGHVVGNHTWSHPLLTQLRRAQIRSEMERTCEVIEEAYGERPRWFRAPYGAWNRAVFQLGSELDMEPLAWTVDSLDWTDPGTSAIVDTVEHGAAPGVVVLSHDAGGYDRMQTVKALRRYLPQLLDDGYHLTVPRRASV; this is encoded by the coding sequence ATGCAGAAGGATCAGTTGTTCACGCGGCGCCGGGCGTTGCTCGCCGGCGCCGCCGCCGTGGGGGCGGTCGGGACCACCGGACTTCTCCTGTCCGGGCCCGGCCAGAGCGCCCACGTGCGGCACGCGGCGCCCGCCCCCGGCCCCCAGGCGCGCCCCGCGCCGAACTCCTCCGTCTACCGGCTCCAGCCCCTCACCGGTGACGGACCCCCGCGGGTCGCCCCCGCCCGGCCGCCCGTGCGGCGTGAGCCGATCCTGCGCATGTCCGGACGCGGCCGCCACATGCTGCTGACCTTCGACGACGGCCCCGACCCCGAGTACACCCCGCTCATCCTGGACACCCTGGCGCTCTACGACGTCCGCGCCACGTTCTTCGTGTGCGGCGGGATGGCCGAGCGCAGCCCGCACCTGCTGTCCCGGATGGCCGACGAGGGACATGTCGTCGGCAACCACACCTGGTCCCATCCGCTGCTCACCCAGCTGCGCCGCGCGCAGATCCGCAGCGAGATGGAACGGACCTGCGAGGTCATCGAGGAGGCCTACGGCGAGCGCCCCCGCTGGTTCCGTGCCCCCTACGGCGCCTGGAACCGGGCGGTCTTCCAGCTCGGCTCCGAGCTGGACATGGAGCCGCTGGCCTGGACCGTCGACAGCCTCGACTGGACCGACCCCGGCACCAGCGCCATCGTCGACACGGTCGAACACGGCGCGGCCCCCGGCGTCGTGGTGCTCTCCCACGACGCCGGGGGCTACGACCGCATGCAGACCGTCAAGGCCCTGCGGCGCTACCTTCCCCAACTGCTCGACGACGGCTACCACTTGACCGTGCCGAGGCGGGCCTCCGTCTGA
- a CDS encoding CapA family protein — protein MIARRRQVALALTALLTAAAACQAQARHESASPARPAPPAARDFTLVASGDILPDTSVMERANFDANGNGFDFLPMLSGIQSVVSRADLALCHMDTVYGENGDYSGGPVFKSPPEIALGLTATGYDSCSTASAHALDDGAAGIRRTLDAMDGTGLRHAGTARTEDEAHTVTLLPAGPAKVAHLSYADSTNGIVPPPGQPWAVGLIDEGRILADARAARKAGADVVVVSLNWGTEWQDAPDERQVALAQRLTASRTGGRPDVDLILGTHAHVPQAYEKVNGTWVVYGLGDQIAGEMTNHEGARDQRANQSTLARFTFTAPAHRGERWRVRRAEFVPQMYDLDAGRTLDLNQAIAAGAELTSVRDRIRDVTLSRGAAKDGLVMGQ, from the coding sequence ATGATCGCACGCAGACGCCAGGTGGCCCTGGCCCTCACCGCCCTCCTGACGGCGGCCGCGGCCTGTCAGGCCCAGGCGCGGCACGAGTCCGCCAGTCCCGCCCGCCCGGCACCGCCCGCCGCCCGCGACTTCACCCTCGTCGCGTCCGGCGACATCCTCCCCGACACCTCCGTCATGGAGCGGGCGAACTTCGACGCGAACGGCAACGGCTTCGACTTCCTCCCCATGCTGTCCGGCATCCAGTCCGTCGTCTCCCGGGCGGATCTGGCGCTGTGTCACATGGACACGGTGTACGGCGAGAACGGCGACTACTCGGGCGGCCCCGTCTTCAAGTCGCCGCCGGAGATCGCCCTCGGCCTCACCGCGACCGGCTACGACAGCTGCTCCACCGCCTCCGCCCACGCGCTCGACGACGGCGCCGCCGGCATCCGCCGCACCCTGGACGCCATGGACGGCACGGGCCTGCGGCACGCGGGCACGGCCCGGACCGAGGACGAGGCCCACACGGTCACCCTGCTACCGGCGGGCCCCGCGAAGGTCGCGCACCTGTCGTACGCGGACAGCACGAACGGCATCGTTCCGCCACCGGGGCAGCCGTGGGCCGTCGGTCTCATCGACGAGGGGCGTATCCTCGCCGACGCCCGCGCCGCCCGGAAGGCGGGCGCCGACGTGGTCGTGGTGTCCCTGAACTGGGGCACCGAATGGCAGGACGCCCCCGACGAGCGCCAGGTCGCCCTCGCCCAGCGCCTCACCGCCTCGCGCACCGGCGGACGTCCGGACGTCGACCTCATCCTCGGCACCCACGCCCACGTCCCGCAGGCGTACGAGAAGGTCAACGGCACCTGGGTCGTCTACGGCCTCGGCGACCAGATCGCCGGCGAGATGACCAACCATGAGGGCGCCCGGGACCAGCGCGCCAACCAGTCCACCCTCGCCCGCTTCACCTTCACCGCGCCCGCCCACCGCGGCGAGCGCTGGCGGGTGCGCCGCGCCGAGTTCGTCCCGCAGATGTACGACCTCGACGCCGGACGCACCCTCGACCTCAACCAGGCGATCGCCGCCGGGGCCGAACTGACCAGCGTGCGCGACCGCATTCGGGACGTGACGCTCAGCCGGGGCGCCGCCAAGGACGGGCTGGTCATGGGGCAGTGA
- a CDS encoding amino acid permease, whose amino-acid sequence MARLRAGEGILRRKPIEHIEDTEVSEGPRLEKSLGLWQLTAIGVGGIIGAGIFTLAGTVANGTAGPAVLLSFLIAGVASAAAALSYAEFAGMIPKAGSAYTYGYAVLGEFAGWFIGWDLLLEYTAIVAVVAIGISGYFSFLVQELGADLPVWMLGAPGTAPGRRVDLFAVILCLLIAWLLNLGIRTAARFETFVVALKVLVVLLVIGVGVFHITSANYHPFFPFGLSGAFTGAATVFFAVFGYDAMSTAAEESKDAQRHMPKAIIYSLIIAMVLYVAACLVLTGMQNYKDIDPESGFSSAFKSVGLSGLADVIAVGAIIGILTVMFTFMLGVTRVWFAMSRDGLLPKWFAKTHPTRHVPTRVTWIVGVASAAIAGFVPIAQAAELTNIGILLAFVVVCAAVIVLRYKQPDLPRTFRTPWMPFVPALGVLFSLWLITFLQWQTWVRFAIWFAIGCVIYFGYSYKRSALAARPPERTGR is encoded by the coding sequence ATGGCCAGGCTCCGCGCGGGTGAGGGCATCCTCCGTCGCAAACCCATTGAGCACATCGAGGACACGGAGGTGTCGGAGGGCCCTCGGCTCGAAAAGTCGCTCGGGCTCTGGCAGCTCACGGCGATCGGTGTGGGCGGCATCATCGGCGCGGGCATCTTCACCCTCGCCGGTACGGTGGCCAACGGCACCGCGGGGCCGGCGGTTCTGCTGTCGTTCCTCATCGCCGGTGTCGCGAGCGCGGCGGCCGCGCTGTCGTACGCCGAGTTCGCGGGCATGATCCCGAAGGCGGGCTCGGCCTACACCTACGGGTACGCGGTGCTGGGTGAGTTCGCGGGCTGGTTCATCGGCTGGGACCTGCTGCTGGAGTACACGGCGATCGTGGCGGTGGTCGCCATCGGCATCTCCGGCTACTTCAGCTTCCTGGTGCAGGAGCTGGGCGCCGATCTGCCCGTCTGGATGCTGGGGGCGCCCGGCACCGCGCCGGGGCGCCGGGTCGACCTCTTCGCCGTGATCCTGTGCCTGCTGATCGCCTGGCTGCTCAACCTCGGCATCCGCACCGCCGCCCGCTTCGAGACGTTCGTCGTCGCGCTCAAGGTGCTGGTCGTGCTGCTGGTGATCGGCGTCGGCGTGTTCCACATCACCAGCGCGAACTACCACCCGTTCTTCCCGTTCGGACTGAGCGGCGCTTTCACCGGCGCCGCGACGGTGTTCTTCGCGGTCTTCGGGTACGACGCCATGTCGACCGCGGCCGAGGAGTCGAAGGACGCGCAGCGGCACATGCCCAAGGCGATCATCTACTCGCTGATCATCGCGATGGTGCTGTACGTGGCGGCCTGCCTGGTGCTGACGGGCATGCAGAACTACAAGGACATCGACCCGGAGAGCGGTTTCTCGTCGGCGTTCAAGTCGGTGGGCCTGAGCGGACTCGCGGACGTGATCGCGGTGGGCGCGATCATCGGCATCCTCACCGTGATGTTCACGTTCATGCTGGGCGTGACCCGGGTGTGGTTCGCCATGTCCCGTGACGGGCTGCTGCCCAAGTGGTTCGCGAAGACGCACCCGACGCGTCATGTGCCGACCCGCGTGACCTGGATCGTCGGCGTCGCGTCGGCCGCCATCGCCGGGTTCGTCCCGATCGCGCAGGCGGCCGAACTGACCAACATCGGCATCCTGTTGGCGTTCGTCGTGGTGTGCGCTGCGGTGATCGTGCTGCGTTACAAGCAGCCCGACCTTCCGCGCACGTTCCGTACCCCGTGGATGCCGTTCGTGCCGGCGCTGGGCGTCCTCTTCTCGCTGTGGCTGATCACGTTCCTGCAGTGGCAGACGTGGGTGCGCTTCGCCATCTGGTTCGCGATCGGGTGCGTGATCTACTTCGGGTACTCGTACAAGCGGTCGGCGCTGGCGGCCCGCCCGCCCGAGCGGACGGGCCGCTAG
- a CDS encoding zf-HC2 domain-containing protein: MRSLERHRDVGAYALGVLDEVETFRFEDHLMECPRCTARVTEFGPAARQLMLYRRATPRFVAPLALPGPRLLDRLLTEVARRHRVHRRRFLYGLAASVVLALTGPGLTLYAGQGSAPARVLAATDAHSGVRAQVRVEDRDWGSDVELKVTDATGPHTCRLIAVARDGSEQALTSWTVPGRDTRTSTMEGGSALHPDQIARYEVRTRDGRPLVTIGAR, from the coding sequence ATGAGGTCCCTGGAACGGCATCGTGACGTCGGCGCCTACGCGCTCGGCGTGCTGGACGAGGTGGAGACGTTCCGCTTCGAGGACCACCTCATGGAGTGCCCGCGCTGCACCGCACGCGTGACCGAATTCGGCCCGGCGGCACGGCAGTTGATGCTGTACCGGAGGGCCACCCCGCGCTTCGTGGCCCCGTTGGCCCTGCCCGGCCCCCGGCTGCTGGACCGGCTGCTCACCGAGGTGGCCAGGCGCCACCGCGTCCACCGCAGGCGCTTCCTGTACGGCCTGGCCGCCTCGGTGGTGCTCGCCCTGACCGGCCCCGGCCTCACCCTGTACGCCGGCCAGGGCAGCGCCCCCGCCCGCGTCCTGGCGGCGACCGACGCGCACTCCGGCGTCCGGGCGCAGGTCAGAGTCGAGGACCGGGACTGGGGCAGCGACGTCGAGCTGAAGGTGACGGACGCGACGGGCCCGCACACCTGCCGCCTGATAGCCGTCGCCCGCGACGGCTCGGAACAGGCCCTGACCAGCTGGACCGTCCCCGGCCGTGACACCCGTACGAGCACCATGGAGGGCGGCTCCGCCCTGCACCCCGACCAGATCGCCCGCTACGAGGTCCGCACCAGGGACGGACGGCCGCTGGTGACGATCGGGGCCCGCTGA
- a CDS encoding alpha/beta fold hydrolase, with protein MTVASELRFVTSTDGDLAYLDTGGTGEPLVLLHSGYADHRVFEDQIRAFAPAYRVIAPDTRGHGWSANASRPFRWADDLAGLLRHLDIGPAVLVGVCMGSAVATDTALEYPHLVRALVVNGAGTSEFEYTDPWTLQRLAKGVGLLSAGDIAGYLEGFKHNVAGPHRAGDEADPDVVRRLREMVAHTLAKHTLGEPERKEPLTGTWERLAKIDVPVLAIHGALDATDAIAMAQRVADSAPHGRSVTIEGTGHYPNMEKPDAFNEALADFLRTL; from the coding sequence ATGACAGTTGCTTCGGAACTGCGCTTCGTCACATCCACCGACGGCGACCTCGCCTACCTCGACACCGGCGGCACCGGCGAGCCCCTGGTCCTGCTGCACTCCGGATACGCCGACCACCGCGTGTTCGAGGACCAGATACGGGCCTTCGCCCCCGCGTACCGGGTCATCGCACCCGACACCCGCGGCCACGGCTGGTCGGCGAACGCGAGCCGCCCGTTCCGCTGGGCCGACGACCTCGCCGGACTGCTGCGCCACCTCGATATCGGCCCGGCGGTCCTGGTCGGGGTCTGCATGGGCTCCGCCGTCGCCACCGACACCGCGCTGGAGTACCCGCACCTGGTCCGTGCCCTCGTCGTCAACGGCGCCGGCACCAGCGAGTTCGAGTACACCGACCCCTGGACCCTGCAGCGGTTGGCCAAGGGGGTAGGCCTGCTCTCGGCGGGCGACATCGCCGGGTACCTCGAAGGGTTCAAGCACAACGTCGCGGGTCCGCACCGCGCGGGGGACGAGGCGGACCCGGACGTCGTACGGCGGCTGCGGGAGATGGTCGCGCACACCCTCGCGAAGCACACCCTCGGCGAGCCTGAGCGGAAGGAGCCGCTGACCGGTACCTGGGAGCGGCTGGCGAAGATCGACGTGCCCGTCCTGGCCATCCACGGCGCCCTCGACGCCACCGACGCCATCGCGATGGCCCAGCGGGTCGCCGACTCGGCGCCCCACGGCCGGTCGGTGACGATCGAGGGCACCGGCCACTACCCCAACATGGAGAAGCCCGACGCCTTCAACGAGGCACTGGCGGACTTCCTCCGCACGCTCTGA